The Punica granatum isolate Tunisia-2019 chromosome 4, ASM765513v2, whole genome shotgun sequence sequence ttttatcttcagCCAGCGTCATCATAGCATCCAGGTATCCGATATATCAGCGTAGCAAAGGACCACTGAAGTGGTTTAACAAAAAGATGTAAAATCTGCAGCTTCGTGAAGAGAGAGTTTACATCGGAACTTCCTAGGGCTGAACCACACGGCCTGTTGCACTTAAGCACAAAGGACTTGCTTTGCTGGCTGGCTGGTCTCGAGCCAACTAGGACATATGGACTCAATCTCGAGATATCTTACATTTTACAACTTCGTGCAGTGCACTTGACCTGAGATTGGGGTATATCAGTCCTCCAAGTACGGTTTGGCTCATACTGAGGCTCCTCAAGGGAATTGACCCAAAGTTTGGTTGTTCAACCAAAGGACTTTCAAAACGAAGATTGCTCTGGCCACAGGTTCCATTAAACTTGTCAGGGATCCCACAGCTGCAGGTCCATAAACTTATCGTTCTTCCTGAACTCGGTCTCGTGCAACTCCATATACTTATTGTACACTAATGGTGTCTTGACCTCAACATCGTCTGACGTCGTAACACATCAAAGAAAATCAGCATGATCTCTTTATAATTGCTACTTCTACCAAACAGGAATTTACTGGATTGTTAGAGCTAGCAACTCTATTATAAGTCAAGAGCTGTGTTTTGCTTTTTTTGTCAAAGTCAAGCGCTGTATTGTCTGTAGCCGATGAGAAATGAATGAAACGACGTTGTATTTTGTCCAACAAGGGCGGGCCAATCAACTTCTAATTCTCACATCAACTATCATAACAATGATGTATTTAGACGGAGCTATTGGTAAGGTACAATTCTAATTCTCACGCATCAATTATCATAACAATGATGTATATATGCCAATCAACTTCTAATTCTCACATCTACAATAAGGTATGCCTTGTTTATGCAAATGTGCGGACATCTTGTTGACTGTTAttgttcttgtttcttctGTATCGGCGTAGGGTTTATGCGGAGGAAATGCAGATATATTATCATGATGGAAAATAGTGAGGCCTATCTCAATTGGACTTGGTTGGACTTCTATGAGAATCTCTCATCTTTTGGGTGGAGAAAACAATATGTGTACCCAAAGAAAAGATACTGCAAGAGATTGAGCTGATAATTGTCCTTAGGCGACGAAGGTGATCAGAGCTTCTATATAGCCTTTTTCCCGGGAATCCTCGTATCCAACTGGGGTGTTTCCTATTGGAGAATCGGCtcaaacatttttttatttttaagttaatgatAAAATCAATCTCCATTTTTtcgtatattttattttatttttaataagtgCTTTTGACTTGTCAGCAAAATTCAAAGAGACACTTGGCAGTTAGGATTGCCGGTGGTCTTGTCACGATTATGGATGGGGACCACAAACGCTTTGCATTCATTATTTTGTCTCCCTTGATTATTTTTTCGTACTAAAATAGGAGAATGAAACGCTGGAAAATAATGTTTTTACTGAGAACAAGATAAGGCGAGGCCCCTCGCAAGAAGACTGCTGACCATAAAAATGGCAGCTTCCGCTTTGACCCGGTTGACTCGGGGACCTTCTCGGAAACAGATCGATGGAAATGGTCTTCAGGAACAGGCAAGAAGATTATAATACTACTCCTCCTATATCACAAGCAGCAAAGGATCGTCTGTGGTTTGACATATCGAGTGCTGGggaagtatttttttttacttttcaaatGAAGTCGCCCTTCTTGTTTCTTCTATTTGCTGTTTATGGCATAGTGGCAGTTCCGCCAGATACTCCTGAAGTTGCGGGAGCTGACTGTGAAGGGAAATGTGGAGATGTGGACATTAAATTTCCCTTCGGAATGGGACCGGATCAGTGCTTCTTGGACGAGTGGTTCGAGATTGTGTGCATTAACGAGACCACTCCAAGATTAAAGAAGCTCAACCTAGAGGTTACCGGAACTTCCCTAAGAAAAGGCAGCAGCTATTCTGTGTATGATCGGGAAGATGGTAAACCAACTGATGCCATAGTGGTTAAAAGTCCAATTATGTACTCGGACTGCATGGGGTGGAAAACCTCCAATTGGACATTCAATTTGACCGGAAgccctttcttcttctccagtAGCAACTGGCTTGTGGCAGTCGGCTGCCCCTACCAGGCGGTGCTGGCCACTCCCGATTTTGGCATTGTGGACTGCTACGCGCGATGCAGCAATGATAGCAGGATGGAAAATGGTTATTGTGACGGTATCAATTGTTGCCGGATTAACATGCCGCATGACAGCAGGGACAGCTCATCAAGCCAGGCTTTCGAGTTTGACTTAAAGCGTGAAAGAGGCGATCAAGTAGGAGAACACGATTGCAGGTATGCTTTTCTTGCTCATGACGGCTGGTTAATGCAAACGTCCAAACTGGATGTGGATCTGCCGGTTCGAGAAATGCAGTTCGTTCCCGTGTCACTAGATTGGTATCTCGATGAAGCTGCAATTATGAAGTTAGGATTGAATATCACTTCTGGATACTCTTCCTCTGATTTGCAACCTTACAGCTGCATCCGGCGAATTCCTAATCAGAATATCAAAACTAATTATTACTCGTGTTTCTGCAATGCGGGCTACTATAATGGGAACGCCTATCTTAAGCAGTGTGACGGTAAGATATCTCAGTTTTTACCATGAGCGCTACCTTTAACTCATAATGTAGTTctaatacaatatataaataaatattgctTCTAAAAATTATGTTTATTTGAGTCATCAGATATCCAGTTATTTTTAAAGACGGGCAGGCCCGGCCGGACCTATTGAACCGCTTAACCCGCGACCCATTGCCTTGTCCGGGTCGGGTCTAACAGAAACCCAATTAGATGAAAAGCCCGGTTAGATTTAGTAAACCCGGTTAACCTGTTGACCCAATTGGCCCACTTTAcagtttggaaaaaaaaaatctaagtaTAGAAATGTTTTTCTTCCATAATCCATGGTTCCTtactttttataaaaaatgaaaaatggaaaatagtGAAACCAATGGTTGAACCGATTAAACTGGTTGACCCACGGCCCGCTGAAGACTCCAGTTCAACTATCAGGCCGGGTTTGAAAACACTGCAGATATCATATCCACAATGCAGTCCTGGCCAAAAAACCTTCTTCCTATTCTACTTCTTACTGCCTTGCCTTTTGGCCTTTTCAACAATATGCatttattgattatatatgtatttcaGATATCGATGAATGTCAAGACTCGAGATTTAATATTTCTTGCCTGGACGGGTCCTGTAATAATACAAGAGGTAGCTATGAATGCATAGCCCACTATCAGACCCATAGCTTTATCAGACCCATAGCTTTGCCTGGACGGATCAATGCAATCAAGGGTACGTCATTTCTAATCTTTGTTTCTTAGCGAagtaatatgaaaattttatcctACGTTCATCCAAAATGAACGTACGATACCTCTCCTTGCCAATCACTAAATGGATGGCACATGactatattttaaaagaaccTCCAAATATTATTGAAAGCATTCTTAATTTGTCGAACAGTTGTTGCCGGTGGAATTGGAGGAGTAGTACTGCTTCTTGTGGTGCTGTGGTTACACAAGTTCATTAAGAAAAGGAGGGAGTTGAAGCTCAAGCAAAAGAACTTCAAGAGAAACGGGGGCCTGTTGTTAGAAAAACAGCTGCATTCTGCTGGTCAAGGCGACTATATTGAGAAGAGCAAGTTATTTAACTcatacgacttagagaaggcCACCGATAACTTCAGCAAGAACAGGATACTCGGGAAAGGTGGTCAAGGAACAGTTTACAAAGGTATGCTGGAAGATGGGAGAATTGTCGCAGTTAAGAAGTCCATAACAATCGATGAAGGGAGAGTTGAGCAGTTCATTAATGAGGTAATCATTCTCTCAGAAATTAATCATAGGAATGTGGTGAAGCTGTTGGGATGTTGTTTGGAAACAGAAGTTCCACTATTAGTCTATGAATTTATCCCCAATGGAACTCTCTATCAGTATCTTCATGATCCAGATGAGAATCTCTTAGTGTCCTGGGAAATGCGATTGCAAATTGCAGTCGAAGTAGCAGGAGCCATCTCTTACCTGCATTGGGCCTCGTCCATTCCCATCTATCACCGAGATATCAAGTCCAACAACATACTATTGGATGAAAAGTATCGAGCAAAGGTAGCAGATTTCGGGGCCTCGAAGGTACTCTCAATTGACCAAACTCATGTGACCACCATTGTTGCCGGAACACTCGGGTACCTGGACCCAGAATACTTCCGCTCGAGCCAGCTTACAGATAAGAGTGATGTCTACAGCTTTGGGGTTGTCCTAGTTGAGCTCTTAACTGGGCAGAAGCCGGTCTCTGTACTGAGACCAGTAGAGCACAGGGGCCTTGTAGCGTACTTCATTTCAGTTATGGAGGAGGACCAGCTCTTTCATATTGTGGATGCCCGGGTTCTTCTGGTGCAGGACACGGTAGGCAGAGAACAAATTGCAGCAGTCGCTCAGCTTGCAAAGAGGTGCTTGAACATGATTGGAAGGAGACGGCCTACGATGAAAGAAGTGGCAGTGGAGTTGGAGAGGATAAGGATGCATGGGCGTCGAGATGGAGATGTCGAATATCAGAGGACTGAATCAACAATTCTATCATGGGATGGTGATGTTTCCATGTTCAATATCGATGATGCTATGACGATAAATTCAAATGCCCatacttatccaaaaattgaagaaacttCAGATGCCCATCCACTGCTCGGTGTCGTCACCATGTGAAGACCCGGACATTGTTGAAATAGGAATAAATATTGTGTATAATGTAATTTCTCTTCAGTATTTGTAGTAATGCGGTCCGTGGACAATATGGTATTTGTATTGATAATAAACTTTCTAGTACTATAGTCATGCAgtctttacttttttctttccagtGTGAACCATGGTATCCGAAAGCATAATTGGACCCCGACTATTCTGGTCGAGCTG is a genomic window containing:
- the LOC116202356 gene encoding wall-associated receptor kinase-like 22, coding for MEMVFRNRQEDYNTTPPISQAAKDRLWFDISSAGEVFFFTFQMKSPFLFLLFAVYGIVAVPPDTPEVAGADCEGKCGDVDIKFPFGMGPDQCFLDEWFEIVCINETTPRLKKLNLEVTGTSLRKGSSYSVYDREDGKPTDAIVVKSPIMYSDCMGWKTSNWTFNLTGSPFFFSSSNWLVAVGCPYQAVLATPDFGIVDCYARCSNDSRMENGYCDGINCCRINMPHDSRDSSSSQAFEFDLKRERGDQVGEHDCRYAFLAHDGWLMQTSKLDVDLPVREMQFVPVSLDWYLDEAAIMKLGLNITSGYSSSDLQPYSCIRRIPNQNIKTNYYSCFCNAGYYNGNAYLKQCDDIDECQDSRFNISCLDGSCNNTRGSYECIAHYQTHSFIRPIALPGRINAIKVVAGGIGGVVLLLVVLWLHKFIKKRRELKLKQKNFKRNGGLLLEKQLHSAGQGDYIEKSKLFNSYDLEKATDNFSKNRILGKGGQGTVYKGMLEDGRIVAVKKSITIDEGRVEQFINEVIILSEINHRNVVKLLGCCLETEVPLLVYEFIPNGTLYQYLHDPDENLLVSWEMRLQIAVEVAGAISYLHWASSIPIYHRDIKSNNILLDEKYRAKVADFGASKVLSIDQTHVTTIVAGTLGYLDPEYFRSSQLTDKSDVYSFGVVLVELLTGQKPVSVLRPVEHRGLVAYFISVMEEDQLFHIVDARVLLVQDTVGREQIAAVAQLAKRCLNMIGRRRPTMKEVAVELERIRMHGRRDGDVEYQRTESTILSWDGDVSMFNIDDAMTINSNAHTYPKIEETSDAHPLLGVVTM